The proteins below come from a single Halobacillus salinarum genomic window:
- the trxB gene encoding thioredoxin-disulfide reductase: MTDERVYDVIIAGAGPAGMTAAVYTSRANLDTLMIERGVPGGQMANTEDVENYPGYESILGPDLSNKMFEHAKKFGAEYAYGDIKEVIDGKEYKTVIAGKKEYKTRAVIITTGAQYKELGVSGEKELGGRGVSYCAVCDGAFFRDKELVVVGGGDSAVEEGVYLTRFANKVTIVHRRDELRAQKILQDRAFDNEKIDFIWDTVVKTINEKDGKVGSVTLHNQKTNKEYEFTADGTFIYIGMIPLSEPFKSLGITNDQGYIETDERMETKVPGIFAAGDIREKELRQIVTATGDGSIAAQSAQHYIENLLEELKAVN; this comes from the coding sequence ATGACGGATGAGCGCGTTTATGATGTGATTATCGCAGGTGCAGGTCCAGCAGGCATGACAGCAGCTGTCTACACTTCCCGTGCTAACCTCGATACGTTGATGATAGAACGAGGAGTACCTGGCGGTCAGATGGCGAATACAGAAGATGTTGAAAACTATCCTGGATATGAAAGTATTTTAGGACCTGATCTTTCCAATAAAATGTTTGAACATGCAAAAAAATTTGGTGCTGAATATGCTTACGGAGATATTAAAGAAGTAATCGATGGAAAAGAATACAAAACCGTAATCGCAGGAAAGAAAGAATATAAAACACGAGCAGTGATCATTACCACGGGAGCTCAATATAAAGAACTCGGCGTTTCTGGAGAGAAAGAATTGGGTGGACGTGGAGTCTCTTATTGTGCCGTCTGTGACGGAGCTTTCTTCCGTGACAAAGAACTTGTTGTTGTAGGTGGGGGAGATTCCGCCGTTGAAGAAGGAGTTTATTTAACCCGCTTTGCAAATAAAGTAACCATCGTGCACCGCCGCGATGAGCTTCGTGCCCAAAAAATCCTTCAGGACCGGGCGTTTGACAATGAAAAGATTGACTTTATTTGGGATACGGTTGTAAAGACCATCAATGAAAAAGACGGCAAGGTTGGCAGTGTGACCCTTCATAATCAAAAAACGAACAAGGAATATGAATTTACTGCAGATGGAACGTTTATTTATATCGGAATGATTCCGCTTAGTGAGCCATTTAAAAGTCTTGGGATCACTAATGATCAAGGATATATCGAAACGGATGAACGGATGGAAACAAAGGTACCGGGTATTTTTGCAGCAGGAGATATCCGTGAAAAAGAACTTCGTCAAATCGTTACGGCTACTGGAGATGGAAGTATAGCAGCTCAATCCGCTCAGCATTATATTGAAAATCTTCTCGAAGAATTAAAAGCTGTAAATTAA